The nucleotide window GGAGCATCTTGAGCGCCGCAAAGGTGTCAGCAATTCTTTCTGACACTGGAGCaaccttcttccacttcGCCAGGTTCTTCACGTCCCACTTTCCTGACGTATTGAGATATTGCAGCTGCCAACCCATGCTGAGGCGGTTATCGATGTGCTGGCTGAGAAAGTCTTGGATGATCCCGGCAAGAGTGCGGTACGTCGCACGGTCGTAGATCAAAGCATGAGACGCCGGAGCAGGCAAGATAACAGTCTTGACCGACCGCCGAGATCCCGGCTGATCAGACTCACTCgtgatctccttctcttcaatcTGTGGCTCCACCCCGAATTCCTCTTCGTGTGCCCGCCGATCATACGATGCCGGCATCTTATCGTGAACTGCGGATGCATCGGGAATGGAGCTCACTCCATCCGCGTCGTCATCCACGCTGCACCCTGCTCGGGCAAAGAACTCCAGGATCTTCTTTAGCTCTGCAGGTTTGTTCACCGCATCCGCTTCACCAGCCACTAGGAGAACGGGCGTGCGCACGCCTGCCCATACATCTTCGCCCGGGATGCCTCCGACGGCCTTGCCATTACTGTCATACGACGGCAGTGTTCCCCATGCCATCCGTCTCCACACGGCCGTCTTGCTCTGCTTGTTATAGCGGACTTGGAGGCCTCTGGTATCGggatctgctgctgcgccgaCAAGCCTGTTCACGCTGGTGCTGTGTAAACCGCCCCGCCGATCCCAGTAGCGCCAGAGGTCGAAGATTGGGCTGGGTACATGAAGAAGCCGGCGGAATTTGGCAACATCatgtgggggtgggggtgcaGCGCGAGGGCAGACGGCAATGAGACCAAGAATATGTTCTTTCAAACCAGCGCCTATCGAAGACGTGGAGGATGCTAATAAAGCAGACAGCGAACAGCCCAGACTATGAGAGATTAGAACAACTTCTTGGCCTGCTTCCTTGTCCCGGTGCTGCTCAATGGCTGTAGCAAGCAACTCTGCCAGCGCTTCCACAGTATACGCATCCCAAGAAGTGGGCGAAAAAGACGACAAGCCGCACCCAGGGAGATCGATCCCAAAGCAAGGCCCGACATTGGAAAGACTCGTAAGCAGATGATTGAATTGCGCAAGAGATCCACCCAAGCCATGCACAAAGACTAACAACGGAATCGGCGAGGGCTTAGTGGGCAATTTGTCCTTTTGAGGATGCGGACGAAAGAACGTTCTGATAGAAGGATATGTCGCCGTAGATGTTGTGTATGACAGGTATGATGAGTGCTTCTTCAGGAGGCCTGGGTCTGTA belongs to Aspergillus luchuensis IFO 4308 DNA, chromosome 3, nearly complete sequence and includes:
- a CDS encoding RNA 5'-triphosphatase domain-containing protein (COG:V;~EggNog:ENOG410PI32;~InterPro:IPR020422,IPR000073,IPR029021,IPR029058, IPR016130,IPR000387,IPR000340;~PFAM:PF12146,PF00561,PF00782,PF12697;~TransMembrane:1 (o62-82i);~go_function: GO:0004725 - protein tyrosine phosphatase activity [Evidence IEA];~go_function: GO:0008138 - protein tyrosine/serine/threonine phosphatase activity [Evidence IEA];~go_function: GO:0016791 - phosphatase activity [Evidence IEA];~go_process: GO:0006470 - protein dephosphorylation [Evidence IEA];~go_process: GO:0016311 - dephosphorylation [Evidence IEA]) — translated: MGSTDVPLTSPTTSRSGLVDFGASLRLWDSTYTAFTNSGAFASLARLCQAYSYDGTVNWGKVVFLTTCFITMLGCGVISSVLRRKAWGQVSGKARFRRTRKGLSKRSEGMVTSSDEEDYDSTGSLRHGTEGTVAEKTEVPQQKQSENAHDTDPGLLKKHSSYLSYTTSTATYPSIRTFFRPHPQKDKLPTKPSPIPLLVFVHGLGGSLAQFNHLLTSLSNVGPCFGIDLPGCGLSSFSPTSWDAYTVEALAELLATAIEQHRDKEAGQEVVLISHSLGCSLSALLASSTSSIGAGLKEHILGLIAVCPRAAPPPPHDVAKFRRLLHVPSPIFDLWRYWDRRGGLHSTSVNRLVGAAADPDTRGLQVRYNKQSKTAVWRRMAWGTLPSYDSNGKAVGGIPGEDVWAGVRTPVLLVAGEADAVNKPAELKKILEFFARAGCSVDDDADGVSSIPDASAVHDKMPASYDRRAHEEEFGVEPQIEEKEITSESDQPGSRRSVKTVILPAPASHALIYDRATYRTLAGIIQDFLSQHIDNRLSMGWQLQYLNTSGKWDVKNLAKWKKVAPVSERIADTFAALKMLREVDEEHNPVLFSQAYRDKIYAVIDISYENPVYNPASMEKGGIHYHKHPTVSKIPPTPDEVRDFIALVDRLQNEITEKMEKSGNPAGPRPVVGVHCHYGFNRTGFLIVSYLIERRGFSVPEAIEEFERRRPPGIRHEHFIDTLFVRYCVGLKRAPTL